In one window of Maribacter sp. BPC-D8 DNA:
- a CDS encoding M14 family metallopeptidase → MKKKFTYIILLVFVFSACKNQKPATQGYQGQGKSAVVSTLSKPVQKQWKGIWTFDEGSTFFSNDFESGRLNGITSDGNNHYTALITAENTPVNVSPWYAFKVWSKTPKTITIKMTYQDSRSRYYPKISTDGENFTPLDSTNFTGINKGTGDFGIKAVPEMVEINVAISEVPTYITAQELYGSTRVKSWIDSLTTKDFISTYEIGKSRENRAMNVMEVSNGEHKKAVMVISRQHPPEVTGFLAMKSFIETLSGDSPKAQKFRDNYDLFVVPLMNPDGVDNGNWRHNMGGIDLNRDWQDFNQPETRSVRDFLVKKESEGYEFVFGADFHSTWDDIYYPIDTTITGEKGKIVFDWINNITKRLPQKHTNVNPSTTIKPTMVSRNYFYVNHGMPAIVFELGDNTPRDFLKQKGQVAAEELMDLLDSQN, encoded by the coding sequence ATGAAAAAGAAATTCACTTATATAATTTTACTTGTTTTCGTTTTTTCAGCATGCAAAAACCAAAAACCTGCAACTCAAGGATATCAAGGTCAGGGAAAAAGTGCTGTTGTTTCTACTTTATCTAAACCAGTACAAAAACAATGGAAAGGTATTTGGACGTTTGATGAAGGCTCAACCTTCTTTAGCAATGATTTTGAAAGCGGAAGGTTAAACGGAATAACTTCTGACGGAAACAATCACTACACCGCCCTTATTACAGCTGAAAACACTCCGGTAAATGTGAGTCCATGGTATGCGTTTAAAGTTTGGTCAAAAACACCTAAGACTATCACTATTAAAATGACTTATCAAGATTCTAGAAGTAGATACTACCCTAAAATTAGTACTGATGGTGAAAATTTTACTCCGTTAGATAGCACCAATTTTACAGGAATAAATAAAGGTACCGGCGATTTCGGTATTAAGGCAGTACCAGAGATGGTAGAAATAAATGTAGCTATTAGCGAAGTGCCCACATATATAACCGCACAAGAACTTTACGGATCTACAAGGGTAAAAAGTTGGATAGATTCTTTAACCACCAAAGACTTTATATCTACATATGAAATAGGAAAAAGTAGAGAGAATAGAGCAATGAATGTAATGGAAGTTAGTAACGGTGAACATAAAAAAGCTGTTATGGTTATTTCTAGACAACACCCACCAGAAGTTACCGGGTTTCTTGCGATGAAGTCTTTTATTGAAACTTTAAGCGGAGACTCGCCTAAGGCACAAAAATTTAGAGACAACTATGATTTGTTTGTTGTGCCGCTAATGAATCCTGACGGTGTTGATAACGGCAATTGGCGTCATAATATGGGCGGTATCGATTTAAACAGAGATTGGCAAGATTTCAATCAACCAGAAACAAGAAGTGTTAGAGACTTTTTGGTGAAAAAAGAATCTGAAGGATATGAGTTTGTTTTCGGTGCAGATTTCCATTCCACTTGGGACGATATCTACTACCCTATCGACACAACGATTACTGGCGAGAAAGGAAAAATTGTTTTTGATTGGATTAATAATATCACCAAAAGATTACCTCAAAAGCATACGAATGTAAATCCTTCAACAACTATAAAACCTACAATGGTTTCACGTAATTATTTCTACGTTAACCACGGTATGCCAGCCATTGTTTTCGAATTAGGCGATAATACACCTAGAGATTTCTTAAAGCAAAAAGGTCAAGTAGCTGCTGAAGAACTAATGGATTTGCTTGATAGTCAAAACTAA
- the ccsA gene encoding cytochrome c biogenesis protein, with the protein MTEMFKKIFFSTRLMSILFIVFATAMAFGTFIESWYSTETARIWIYNAWWFEVIMVFFVINFFGNISRYRLLRLEKWPVLTLHLSWVLIIIGAFVTRYISFEGMMPIREGKTENVFYSDKTYLTVYVDGEIEGEARRKVLEDDLIVTPEAIKSNLPWKADFNGDDFEVSYVEFIKGAKQGLLPDSNGTKFLKIVEAGDGERHDHYLEDGKVASIHNVLFALNNNTDGAINIMTTDSVYQVHSPFDGNYMRMADQFQGVLVKDSLQPLVLRSLYNTAGMQFVIPDSVTQGSYGIVEIPDAEKTKIDQDAIVFDVTANGETKQIKLLGSKGPSNFSEKVNVGGLNFSIRYGSKVYDLPFGIKLNDFIAEKYPGTEKGYSSYMSRVTIEDERPFDYDIFMNHVLDHKGYRFFQSGFDPDEKGTTLSVNHDFWGTWITYIGYFLLYIGLMGIMFFGKTRFKDLANSLDELKIKKKKMFGVIAVLMAFSFSSFAQDQHTPEEGHQQAPSKTQIDSLLDASMVSKEHADKFGKLVIQDEGGRMKPINTFSSELLRKLSLKDTYLEYNSDQILLSMMMNPAVWYNTEFIALDKKSQNDSIRNVIGIPSGQEYVKATDFFDEKGQYKLEPFLREATATANPNKFQQDFKDANIRLSLLNQALGQDIVKIFPLLDDENNKWISAVEYRGGQYEIRDSLYSNFVKNAMPYYLMTLGKAQQSGDYTAADKLLAAFHQNQLNHGSEVLPSQQKVDTEVIYNKLNIFNRLYKYYAVVGLLMFFTLVFQIFKDRSIWRIAVYFFKGTIMMLFIWHTAGLVLRWYISGHAPWSNAYESILYVAWATMGIGWALGRKSDMTFAASAFVTSMLLWIAHQSWIDPSIANLQPVLDSYWLMIHVAVIVGSYGPLTVGMILGLVSLILMILTTKKNKKRMAINIKELTIINELALTTGLVMLTIGNFLGGQWANESWGRYWGWDPKETWALVSIMIYAFVIHTRLVPGLRGKWTFNFMSVVAFGSIMMTYFGVNFYLVGLHSYASGAQVITPTFIYYLVAGVLVLGGISYWRYKVNYSK; encoded by the coding sequence ATGACGGAAATGTTCAAAAAAATATTTTTCTCTACACGTTTAATGTCCATCCTATTTATCGTTTTTGCCACTGCAATGGCATTCGGTACTTTTATTGAAAGTTGGTATAGCACAGAAACCGCACGAATCTGGATTTATAATGCCTGGTGGTTCGAAGTTATTATGGTCTTCTTTGTAATTAACTTTTTTGGTAATATCTCTAGATATCGTCTTCTGCGATTAGAGAAATGGCCCGTATTAACACTGCATTTATCTTGGGTATTGATTATTATCGGTGCTTTTGTAACACGTTATATTAGTTTTGAAGGTATGATGCCTATTCGTGAAGGAAAGACAGAGAATGTTTTCTATTCTGATAAAACATATTTAACGGTTTATGTTGATGGTGAAATTGAAGGTGAAGCACGAAGAAAAGTATTGGAAGATGATTTAATCGTTACTCCAGAAGCTATAAAATCTAATTTACCATGGAAAGCTGATTTTAATGGCGATGATTTTGAAGTGTCTTATGTTGAATTTATTAAAGGTGCCAAGCAAGGTTTATTGCCAGATTCTAATGGTACAAAGTTTTTAAAAATTGTAGAGGCTGGTGATGGCGAACGCCATGACCACTATTTAGAAGATGGTAAGGTGGCTAGTATACATAATGTGCTTTTTGCATTAAATAATAATACAGACGGTGCCATCAATATAATGACCACAGATTCGGTCTATCAAGTTCATTCTCCTTTTGATGGTAACTATATGCGTATGGCTGATCAGTTTCAAGGTGTTTTAGTGAAAGATAGTTTGCAACCTTTAGTATTGCGTTCGTTATATAATACTGCTGGTATGCAGTTTGTTATTCCAGATTCTGTAACACAAGGCTCATATGGTATTGTTGAAATACCTGATGCTGAGAAAACTAAAATAGATCAAGATGCGATTGTTTTTGATGTTACTGCTAACGGAGAAACCAAACAAATTAAATTATTAGGTAGTAAAGGTCCTTCAAATTTTAGTGAGAAAGTGAATGTAGGCGGACTCAATTTTTCTATTCGATATGGATCTAAAGTATATGATTTGCCTTTTGGTATTAAGCTAAATGATTTTATTGCCGAAAAATATCCTGGTACAGAAAAAGGGTATTCTTCATACATGAGTAGAGTAACTATTGAAGATGAGCGTCCTTTTGACTATGATATTTTTATGAACCATGTTTTGGATCATAAGGGGTATCGCTTTTTTCAATCGGGCTTTGATCCTGATGAAAAAGGAACAACCTTATCTGTAAACCACGATTTTTGGGGGACTTGGATCACCTACATTGGTTACTTTCTTTTATATATTGGTTTAATGGGGATTATGTTTTTTGGTAAAACTCGCTTTAAAGATTTGGCTAATTCTTTAGATGAATTAAAAATAAAAAAGAAGAAGATGTTTGGTGTAATCGCTGTTCTAATGGCGTTTTCATTCTCATCTTTTGCTCAAGATCAACATACGCCGGAAGAAGGACATCAACAGGCGCCTAGTAAAACACAAATAGATTCTTTGCTTGATGCTAGTATGGTCAGTAAAGAGCACGCCGATAAATTTGGTAAGCTCGTCATACAAGATGAAGGTGGGCGAATGAAGCCAATCAATACCTTTTCATCAGAACTACTTCGTAAGTTAAGTTTAAAAGACACTTACTTAGAATATAATTCTGATCAGATTTTACTTTCTATGATGATGAATCCTGCGGTTTGGTATAACACGGAATTCATTGCGTTGGATAAGAAATCGCAGAACGATAGTATTAGAAATGTTATCGGTATCCCTTCAGGGCAGGAGTATGTAAAGGCTACAGATTTCTTTGATGAAAAAGGGCAGTATAAATTAGAACCTTTTTTAAGGGAGGCAACAGCTACAGCTAATCCAAATAAGTTTCAACAAGATTTTAAAGATGCCAATATTAGATTGAGTCTTTTAAATCAAGCTTTAGGGCAAGATATCGTTAAGATATTTCCATTATTAGATGATGAGAATAACAAATGGATTTCAGCAGTAGAGTACAGAGGAGGACAGTACGAAATTAGAGATTCACTCTATTCTAACTTTGTAAAAAATGCGATGCCATATTACCTAATGACTTTGGGTAAGGCGCAACAAAGTGGCGATTATACTGCTGCAGACAAATTATTGGCTGCATTTCATCAGAATCAACTTAATCACGGTAGTGAGGTATTGCCTTCACAACAGAAAGTAGATACTGAGGTTATTTATAATAAGTTAAATATTTTCAATAGACTTTATAAGTATTATGCAGTTGTTGGGCTATTAATGTTCTTTACACTTGTTTTTCAGATTTTCAAAGACCGTTCTATTTGGAGAATAGCCGTCTACTTTTTTAAAGGAACTATAATGATGCTGTTCATTTGGCACACAGCTGGTTTGGTTCTACGTTGGTATATTTCGGGTCACGCACCTTGGAGTAATGCTTACGAAAGTATTTTATATGTAGCCTGGGCAACAATGGGTATCGGTTGGGCATTAGGTCGTAAGAGTGATATGACATTTGCGGCATCTGCATTTGTAACCTCTATGCTTTTATGGATAGCACACCAAAGCTGGATAGATCCTTCGATTGCCAACTTACAGCCTGTTTTAGATAGTTATTGGTTAATGATACACGTTGCAGTTATTGTGGGTAGTTACGGTCCGTTAACTGTAGGTATGATTTTAGGTCTAGTTTCATTGATTTTGATGATTTTGACGACCAAGAAGAACAAAAAACGAATGGCAATCAATATTAAAGAATTGACCATAATCAACGAATTAGCCTTAACCACAGGACTGGTGATGCTTACTATTGGTAACTTTTTAGGAGGGCAATGGGCAAATGAAAGTTGGGGTCGTTATTGGGGTTGGGATCCAAAGGAGACTTGGGCACTGGTTTCTATTATGATTTATGCTTTTGTAATACATACAAGACTAGTACCAGGATTAAGAGGTAAATGGACATTCAACTTTATGAGTGTTGTAGCCTTCGGTAGTATTATGATGACCTATTTTGGGGTAAACTTTTACTTGGTGGGTCTGCATAGTTATGCCAGTGGTGCGCAAGTAATTACACCAACATTTATATACTACTTAGTTGCTGGTGTACTTGTTTTGGGCGGAATTAGCTATTGGAGATATAAAGTCAATTATAGTAAATAA
- a CDS encoding Rossmann-like and DUF2520 domain-containing protein, with protein sequence MISVVIVGTGNVAQNLYQAFEKSDDVNIKQVIGRNPEHLAFVKNNIAVSTTFNNIATADVYILAISDDAIKLVGDNFKDIDGVLVHTSGATSLEALKSAKRPGIFYPLQTFTKGKIIAFDEIPICVEARNENDLNLIKQLGKTLSNTVVEIDSEQRKTLHVAAVFVNNFTNYMYTIGSEICEEHKIDFKLLQPLIKETAAKLDTLTPLQAQTGPAKRGDQQTLHNHLQIIKDKHQRELYTLLSNAIKEKHGKEL encoded by the coding sequence ATGATATCAGTCGTTATAGTTGGTACAGGAAATGTAGCTCAAAATCTTTATCAAGCATTTGAAAAATCAGATGATGTAAACATTAAGCAAGTAATTGGTAGAAACCCAGAACATCTGGCTTTTGTAAAGAACAACATTGCTGTTTCTACCACCTTTAATAATATTGCGACTGCAGATGTTTACATACTTGCAATATCAGACGACGCTATTAAATTAGTTGGCGATAATTTTAAAGATATTGATGGAGTGTTAGTACATACTTCTGGCGCGACTTCTCTAGAAGCATTAAAATCTGCAAAAAGACCAGGTATTTTTTACCCTTTACAGACTTTTACAAAAGGTAAAATTATTGCATTTGATGAAATTCCTATTTGTGTAGAAGCAAGAAATGAGAATGACCTTAATTTAATAAAACAGCTTGGTAAAACACTAAGTAATACAGTAGTTGAAATAGATTCTGAACAACGAAAAACCCTTCATGTAGCAGCAGTATTTGTAAATAATTTCACGAATTACATGTACACGATCGGTTCTGAAATTTGCGAAGAACATAAAATTGATTTCAAGTTATTACAACCTTTAATCAAAGAAACTGCTGCGAAGTTAGATACGTTAACACCATTGCAAGCCCAAACGGGACCTGCAAAACGTGGAGACCAACAAACATTACACAATCATTTACAAATCATAAAAGACAAACACCAACGGGAACTTTACACCCTATTAAGCAACGCAATTAAAGAAAAGCATGGAAAAGAGTTATAA
- a CDS encoding KdsC family phosphatase has product MEKSYKEYLNDITTFIFDVDGVFTDGSLLVTSEGELLRTMNVKDGYALKVALKKGYNVCIITGGTNEGVRTRLSALGVTDIYMGAHYKMDALEEYMDLYHIDAENVLFMGDDIPDIPPMQAVAIAACPQNAVAEVKSISQYISHINGGHGCVRDVIEQVLKVRGDWTSHFSAAND; this is encoded by the coding sequence ATGGAAAAGAGTTATAAGGAATATTTAAATGACATTACCACATTTATTTTTGATGTTGATGGTGTATTTACAGATGGCAGTCTATTAGTTACTAGTGAAGGAGAATTGCTACGTACAATGAATGTGAAAGACGGTTATGCCTTAAAAGTAGCTTTAAAAAAAGGTTATAATGTTTGTATTATTACCGGAGGAACAAATGAAGGTGTTCGTACCAGATTAAGTGCTCTCGGTGTAACAGATATTTATATGGGAGCTCATTATAAGATGGATGCTTTAGAAGAGTACATGGACCTCTACCATATTGATGCAGAGAATGTTTTATTCATGGGTGATGACATACCAGATATTCCACCAATGCAAGCAGTTGCAATAGCTGCTTGCCCACAAAATGCTGTTGCAGAAGTAAAAAGTATAAGTCAATACATTTCGCACATAAACGGTGGTCATGGTTGTGTACGTGATGTGATCGAGCAAGTTTTAAAAGTGCGAGGAGATTGGACAAGCCATTTTAGTGCTGCAAACGATTAG
- a CDS encoding Maf family nucleotide pyrophosphatase translates to MLKNKLKEYHLILASGSPRRHQFFKDMELDFEVRIKSVDEVYPVELKGAEISDYLAKLKAEIFKPDLQPKDILITSDTVVWHNNESLAKAEDSIEAESMLKKLSGDWHQVISSVCFTTTERQIVQHSITEVKFKNLSENEIQHYINEYQPYDKAGAYGIQEWIGLIGIEEIKGSYTNVVGLPTQLVYETLLQLVT, encoded by the coding sequence ATGTTGAAGAATAAATTAAAGGAATATCATTTAATTCTGGCATCTGGCTCACCAAGAAGACATCAGTTCTTTAAGGATATGGAACTTGATTTTGAAGTCCGTATTAAATCTGTAGATGAAGTCTATCCTGTTGAATTAAAAGGAGCTGAAATATCAGATTACCTAGCTAAATTGAAGGCAGAAATATTTAAACCAGATTTACAGCCAAAAGATATTTTAATAACCTCAGACACTGTTGTTTGGCATAATAACGAATCTTTAGCCAAAGCAGAAGATAGTATAGAAGCTGAATCAATGCTTAAAAAACTATCTGGTGACTGGCATCAGGTAATTTCTTCTGTATGTTTTACGACTACTGAACGACAGATAGTTCAGCATTCAATAACTGAAGTGAAGTTCAAGAATTTATCAGAAAATGAAATTCAACATTATATAAATGAATATCAACCTTACGATAAAGCAGGTGCATATGGTATTCAAGAATGGATAGGACTCATAGGTATTGAAGAGATAAAAGGTTCATATACTAACGTAGTTGGTCTACCAACACAGCTAGTTTATGAAACCTTATTACAATTGGTAACATAG